A single window of uncultured Pseudodesulfovibrio sp. DNA harbors:
- a CDS encoding transporter substrate-binding domain-containing protein, translated as MTFDLPPYWYQDEGKTIGLCGDIGNAIAEEAGLVAKNIEGRLHRGFEEMKMGRADMFILLASPEAEAVGINMGLLFHEESIVISMAGKEYFSLEDLVGKKVASIRGARYDARISKENGVIPCPAKTYLQCLKMLMGGRVDAVLGPRLGLIYTMNENKLPQVVFAKPLVVSQAPVTVYVSRKAPLSLVKEIKRALQRLMENGTVARIRAKYLL; from the coding sequence GTGACGTTTGATTTGCCGCCATACTGGTATCAGGACGAAGGCAAAACCATAGGCCTTTGCGGTGACATCGGGAACGCAATAGCAGAAGAGGCCGGGCTGGTCGCGAAAAATATTGAAGGCCGTCTGCATCGCGGGTTTGAAGAGATGAAAATGGGTCGGGCTGATATGTTTATTCTGCTCGCTTCGCCAGAAGCCGAAGCTGTAGGTATAAATATGGGCCTGTTGTTTCATGAAGAGTCGATAGTTATCAGCATGGCTGGTAAAGAGTACTTCTCTTTGGAAGATCTTGTGGGTAAAAAGGTCGCCTCCATTCGAGGTGCCCGGTATGATGCTCGTATCTCCAAGGAAAATGGAGTAATCCCCTGTCCTGCCAAAACGTATTTACAATGCCTCAAAATGTTGATGGGGGGGCGTGTCGATGCGGTCCTCGGTCCTCGGTTGGGACTTATATATACGATGAATGAGAACAAATTGCCGCAGGTGGTTTTTGCGAAGCCATTGGTTGTTTCACAGGCTCCAGTCACGGTGTACGTTTCCCGAAAGGCTCCCTTGAGCTTGGTTAAGGAAATTAAAAGAGCCCTTCAGCGACTTATGGAGAATGGCACGGTTGCTCGTATTCGGGCCAAGTATTTATTATAA